CTTGCGCCGCACTGTGGTCAGCCGCGACAGGTTCGCGCCGAAGTATTGTGACGCCGCGGCGTTGGCCTCCAGGTAGTTGACATAGCCGCCGACCGAAAAGTGTTGCACCGCGTGGTGTGCGTCGCTCAGCCATTTGTTGGCCGTCGCCACCTGGCCGTCGCTGGGGGTGTTGACATACCACTGCACCACAGCGGACTGGCGGCACCAGGGAAATGCCGAGCCCTCCGGGTCCATGTCGCCCACCGCGCCGCCCAGCGAATCGATCAGAGCCGACGCGCGGCCCGCAGCGGGTGGCCATGTTCCGATGGCGGCGACGATGGCTTGGGCCGCGGCCGGATTCGTCGTCCCGATGACATCGGATCCAGCCACGAAGCCCTCCGGCGGATAGGTCGTATGGCCGCCGGCCAGATACCTCACCAGGTCCATACGGCGCAGCGTCTTGTGCTCAACTCCACTGGGTTGCACTCCAACCGCGGACTTGATCGCATCCGCGACAGCCGCGCCGGACCGCGCCGGGCAGCTCGCCAGCACATGACAATTGCCTCCGGATGAGCTGACCGCGGGGTCAACCAGACCCCACGTGGTGCGGTCGGCCCCGGCCAGCCACGTCTGTCAGCCGACCAGCACCTGCGCGGCCGCAGACGGCGCGAAATCGACACGGACGACATCGCAGTCCGCGGTGGGGAACCTCGCGAACGTCATCGATGTCGTCACCCCGAAGTTGCCGCCCCCGCCGCCACGAAGCGCCCAGAACAGCTCCGCGTGGTCGTCGGCAGACGCGCTCACCGCATCACCGCCGGGCAACACCACCGTCGCCGACTTGAGCGCATCGCAGGTCAACCCCGCATGGCGAGAATCGGCGCCTAACCCGCCGCCCAGGGTCAAACCCGCCACACCCACGGTCGGGCAGCTGCCGGTCGGAATCGCCCGGCTCTCACCGGCCAACGCTTGATGGACCGCATAGAGATCGGTCGCGGCCGACACCGTACGTTTCTCGTGGCGCTGTCGAAATGCACCCCGCCCGGTAGGCCCAGCAGATCGAGCACCATGGCGCCATTGGCCGACGAGGCGCCGATGTAGGAATGTCCGCCGCCGCGCACAGCGATCTTGAGCTTGCTGGCCGCCGCTACGAAACCGCCTTCCGGACGTCTGCCTGCGAGGCGACCGTCACCACCGCGGCCGGATTCAAGCCGCTGTAGTTCGAATTGAAGATCTGCTTTCCGCTCGTGAACGCCCTGCCGTTGGCCGGCAGCAGCACCTGCCCGCCTATCGATGAGGCCAGACTGGCCCACCCATCACCCGGTGTTGCGCGCGCCAATATCGTCGGGAAGACCGCCGACGTCGCCGGCGCTCCGACGGCGCCGCGAAGAAACGTCTGGCGAGACATCACGACCGCGATCGTGTCGTATCGAGAACCCCGGCCGGTATCAGAACGCGCCAGAGCGCAAACCTTTATAACTTCGTGTCCCAAATGTGACGACCATGGACCAAGGTTCCTGAGATGAACCTACGGCGCCATCAGACCCTGACGCTGCGACTGCTGGCGGCATCCGCGGGCATTCTCAGCGCCGCGGCCTTCGCCGCGCCAGCACAGGCAAACCCCGTCGACGACGCGTTCATCGCCGCGCTGAACAATGCCGGCGTCAACTACGGCGATCCGGTCGACGCCAAAGCGCTGGGTCAGTCCGTCTGCCCGATCCTGGCCGAGCCCGGCGGGTCGTTTAACACCGCGGTAGCCAGCGTTGTGGCGCGCGCCCAAGGCATGTCCCAGGACATGGCGCAAACCTTCACCAGTATCGCGATTTCGATGTACTGCCCCTCGGTGATGGCAGACGTCGCCAGCGGCAACCTGCCGGCCCTGCCAGACATGCCGGGGCTGCCCGGGTCCTAGGCGTGCGCGGCTCCTAGCCGGTCCCTAACGGATCGATCGTGGATGCGATGTAGACCATGGCCGCCGCGACCGTCACGGTCGTCACGAAATCGATCCCCTTGCTGCGCACCACCAACAGGCCGGCCCGTTCCTCGGACAACACCAACCGCAGCACCGCCGCCACCCCAACGCCGATACCGATCAGCAGCGCACCACGGCGCCAGAAGTTAGCCCCCGCCAGCACGAACCCCACCGCGAAGATCGACCCAACCAGCAGGATCGGCCACTGGGCGCCAACAGTGCGCCGGAAAACGGCCCTCACGGTCATCGCCGCTCAGCCAGCTCCACGACATTGGTCAACAAG
Above is a window of Mycobacterium tuberculosis H37Rv DNA encoding:
- a CDS encoding oxidoreductase, which gives rise to MSAATDLYAVHQALAGESRAIPTGSCPTVGVAGLTLGGGLGADSRHAGLTCDALKSATVVLPGGDAVSASADDHAELFWALRGGGGGNFGVTTSMTFARFPTADCDVVRVDFAPSAAAQVLVG
- a CDS encoding integral membrane protein; the protein is MTVRAVFRRTVGAQWPILLVGSIFAVGFVLAGANFWRRGALLIGIGVGVAAVLRLVLSEERAGLLVVRSKGIDFVTTVTVAAAMVYIASTIDPLGTG
- a CDS encoding hypothetical protein (A core mycobacterial gene; conserved in mycobacterial strains (See Marmiesse et al., 2004 PMID:14766927).) translates to MNLRRHQTLTLRLLAASAGILSAAAFAAPAQANPVDDAFIAALNNAGVNYGDPVDAKALGQSVCPILAEPGGSFNTAVASVVARAQGMSQDMAQTFTSIAISMYCPSVMADVASGNLPALPDMPGLPGS